One Vallitalea pronyensis genomic region harbors:
- a CDS encoding peptidylprolyl isomerase: MKSAYKWISKAMLLFMCIFFLAGCRSPKVDNKDDAVTSDREVVMTIGDADVTVDEVMLYLLQVKKEFEKYGGEDVWDHDDFSGGKKAEEVAKLAVLDSIAKRKIYVSKSGEIGISLTEEELEEAKQQAINYYESLEADEIERYHLTKDNVIKSYKEFNFASKVENEMISEYEPHEEDINDILMANEAYAQLNAVDEKRFLRKIRVQQITLKTHEKDDDGKYQPLPKDRVADAKKKSERVYQEAQSGEDFVELVQQYSEGDKENNGETVLAISALPDAFKELGDLDIDAISPVLKDEKGYHVFKILDYIHPTDDEIKNYQEQFNQWVALLKEEAIKTLKQDVVNGIYEEWKSDTQIDLNENLWENIDVFGNINKNTN; the protein is encoded by the coding sequence ATGAAAAGCGCCTACAAGTGGATAAGTAAGGCTATGCTGCTTTTCATGTGCATCTTCTTTTTAGCGGGGTGTAGGAGTCCTAAGGTAGATAATAAGGACGATGCTGTCACATCAGATCGTGAGGTTGTCATGACCATTGGAGATGCTGATGTCACGGTTGATGAGGTTATGCTGTATTTATTACAGGTAAAGAAGGAGTTTGAAAAATATGGTGGAGAAGATGTCTGGGACCACGATGATTTTAGTGGTGGGAAAAAGGCAGAAGAAGTAGCCAAATTAGCTGTCTTGGACAGCATAGCAAAAAGAAAGATTTATGTGAGCAAATCAGGTGAAATAGGGATTAGTTTAACAGAAGAAGAATTGGAAGAGGCAAAACAGCAAGCGATCAATTATTATGAGAGCCTAGAAGCAGATGAAATAGAAAGGTATCACCTTACAAAAGATAATGTGATTAAGTCTTATAAGGAATTCAACTTTGCCAGCAAAGTTGAAAATGAAATGATAAGTGAATACGAGCCACATGAAGAAGATATCAATGATATACTCATGGCCAATGAGGCATATGCCCAATTAAATGCTGTAGACGAGAAGCGATTCCTTAGAAAAATAAGGGTACAGCAGATAACGCTAAAAACACATGAAAAAGATGATGATGGTAAGTATCAGCCATTACCCAAAGATCGGGTGGCTGATGCCAAGAAGAAATCTGAACGCGTGTACCAAGAAGCACAAAGTGGTGAAGATTTTGTGGAACTTGTACAGCAATATTCAGAAGGTGACAAAGAAAATAATGGAGAAACTGTTTTGGCAATCAGTGCGCTTCCAGATGCATTTAAAGAACTAGGGGATTTGGATATTGATGCAATTTCGCCCGTTCTTAAAGACGAGAAAGGATATCATGTATTTAAAATACTTGATTATATCCATCCAACAGATGATGAAATAAAAAATTATCAAGAGCAATTTAACCAATGGGTAGCTTTACTCAAGGAAGAAGCCATTAAAACGTTAAAACAGGATGTCGTTAATGGGATATATGAAGAATGGAAAAGTGACACCCAAATAGACCTCAATGAAAACCTATGGGAAAACATAGATGTTTTCGGTAATATTAACAAAAATACCAATTAA